The window CCATGCCCTCGAGGCGGATCGCGACGGCGCGGGTGCGTGCCGGTCCGGAGACCACCACGACCGCCTCGATGACCCCGTCGGCGGGGGAGGACTGGATGATGGTGCCGATCACGTGCACCGGGCGGGTGGCGGCGACACCGCGGGCGCTGCGGGCGCGGGCGCGCAGGTTCGCCCGGGTGACCAGCGCATGGAACGGCTCCTCGGTGAACCAACGCGCGAGCTGGTCGACCTCCCGCACGCCGGCGAGCACTTCCAGCACCCCGCGGGTGAGGTTGCGCAGCAGCGGCTCGGGATCGGGCAGCTCGCTGGTGGACGTGCGCTGCGGGGCGAGGAAGTCGTCCACGGCGACGGAGGAGGGGGCGGGACGCGGTGCCGGTGAGGGTGTCGGGACCATGCGTCGTCCAATCTCTCGACGAGGAACTGGCACGAGTGAACCACAGCGGGTCAGCCCTCGGGGTGAGAATCCTCCAACCTGTGGACAGTGCTTCGGCGTCGCCCGGACGGGGCGCTACATTCGCGGGATGCGCTGGGATCGCCTGTTCGAGGACCTCGAGGACCA is drawn from Microbacterium sp. zg-B96 and contains these coding sequences:
- a CDS encoding Rv3235 family protein, encoding MVPTPSPAPRPAPSSVAVDDFLAPQRTSTSELPDPEPLLRNLTRGVLEVLAGVREVDQLARWFTEEPFHALVTRANLRARARSARGVAATRPVHVIGTIIQSSPADGVIEAVVVVSGPARTRAVAIRLEGMDRRWRATSLALL